CGCGTTGTTTTGGCTGTGAACTGTTTTTTGCAGTGCTCACAAATTCTGATAACCTCAATGTTAGAACTCATAATATGACTCGTTTTGTGTCCCATTGTGTCTATGTGTGTCTCTATGTGTCATAATTTCGCCAAAAAAATTCTCAATCATGAAAATTATTTTTGTGGTACAATAATGGTACAAAAAGGAGCAAACTATCTGTAAATAAAGCTAAATAAACAGAAAGAAGAATCCCAGTTAAAATGCCGTTTTATGACATTTTAACTGGGATTCTTTGTTTTATTTTATGATGTTTTGTAAAATCTATTTCCCGATACAGAAATTAGCAAAAATATTCCCCAGCAATTCGTCATTGGTTACCTGTCCTGTAATCTCTCCAAAGTGGTACAATGCCTGTCGGATATCGATTGCCATCAGGTCACTGGGCAGATTGATCTGCATGCCATAATTCACTTTTTGAATTTCCTCCAGGGCTTTCAGCAGGGAATCATAGTGACGTGTATTGGTCACAATCGTTTCATTATTGCGCAATGCTCCGGTATTGACAAAAGACAGCAATTGCTCTTTTAGTGTTTCCACTCCCTGATTGTCTTTGGCAGAGATCAGCAAAATTTCCGGAACCTGGTTTTTGATGCTTTCCTGTTGATTAGCATCCAATTTGTCCGCTTTATTTCCGATAATCACTAAAGGTTTTAACGGAAACTGGTTTTTGATTTTTCCAACTTCAGTCTGTAGTAGTTCCATAGAACTGCCATCGGCCATCAGTTGGAAGCTGTCTACGAGGTATACGACTACCTGAGCCTGTTCAATTTTTTCAAAGGTTTTGCGTATTCCGATGCTTTCCACCACATCCTGGGTTTCGCGTATTCCCGCAGTATCAATAAAACGAAATCCAATACCCTGTATCACCAGTTCATCTTCAATCGTATCGCGTGTTGTTCCGGCAATATCTGAAACGATCGCACGCTCCTCATTCAGTAAGGCATTCAGCAAAGTGGATTTTCCTACATTCGGTTCCCCTACAATAGCCACCGGAATACCATTTTTGATAACATTTCCAACAGCAAAAGAATCGATCAGGCGTTTTAGGACAAATTCTATCCGGTTCAGCAAATCAAAAAACTGGGTCCGATCGGCAAATTCGA
The Flavobacterium kingsejongi genome window above contains:
- the mnmE gene encoding tRNA uridine-5-carboxymethylaminomethyl(34) synthesis GTPase MnmE — protein: MILQDTIVALATPSGAGAIAVLRLSGPDAIGIAATVFQSVSGKDITKQKSHTLHLGHIVDDGKIYDQVLLSLFKGTNSYTGENTVEISCHGSTFIQQQIIQLLLRKGCRMANAGEFTLRAFLNGKLDLSQAEAVADLIASDNEASHQIAMQQMRGGFSSEIAKLREELLNFASLIELELDFAEEDVEFADRTQFFDLLNRIEFVLKRLIDSFAVGNVIKNGIPVAIVGEPNVGKSTLLNALLNEERAIVSDIAGTTRDTIEDELVIQGIGFRFIDTAGIRETQDVVESIGIRKTFEKIEQAQVVVYLVDSFQLMADGSSMELLQTEVGKIKNQFPLKPLVIIGNKADKLDANQQESIKNQVPEILLISAKDNQGVETLKEQLLSFVNTGALRNNETIVTNTRHYDSLLKALEEIQKVNYGMQINLPSDLMAIDIRQALYHFGEITGQVTNDELLGNIFANFCIGK